One Ictalurus punctatus breed USDA103 chromosome 21, Coco_2.0, whole genome shotgun sequence genomic window carries:
- the lrrc38b gene encoding leucine-rich repeat-containing protein 38 gives MLPCVCRVHPLLAFISFALLTRGENCPATCKCPDPHTVDCSGRGLTRLPDEIPLDVRRLLLSNNWIPRIPSDFLVLYSDLVYLDLRNNSLSHIEPGTLSTSFRLVFLDLGSNNLTEIPKGTFGESRSLIKLRLGNNPHLSMVSEDAFRGLTSLRELELERNALSSLQVGALSQLPSLRVVRLEGNPWVCNCKFANLFAWLVENSHKLPNGIDGIECSLPTDGRRVPLSQLSQDSFRECQITLTLTDFLIIIFSGISVSVAAIMASFFLASTVHCFQRWSKGTKGEDEESEE, from the exons ATGTTGCCATGTGTCTGCCGGGTCCATCCTCTCCTTGCCTTTATCTCATTTGCCTTGCTGACACGAGGGGAAAATTGTCCAGCCACCTGCAAGTGCCCGGACCCTCACACGGTGGATTGTAGCGGTCGAGGACTCACTCGCCTCCCAGATGAGATCCCGCTGGATGTTCGCAGGTTGTTGCTGTCCAACAACTGGATCCCGCGCATTCCCTCTGACTTTCTCGTGCTCTACAGTGACTTAGTGTATCTGGATCTCCGGAACAATTCACTCTCACACATTGAGCCAGGAACCTTAAGCACCTCCTTCAGGCTAGTTTTCTTGGACTTGGGCAGTAACAACTTGACTGAGATCCCAAAAGGAACATTTGGTGAGTCCCGGAGCCTCATCAAGTTGCGCTTGGGCAACAACCCTCACCTGAGCATGGTCAGTGAGGATGCCTTCAGGGGCTTGACCTCACTACGAGAACTTGAACTAGAGCGCAATGCCCTTTCCAGTCTCCAGGTTGGTGCGCTGAGCCAGCTGCCTTCTCTGCGGGTCGTCAGGTTAGAGGGCAACCCTTGGGTGTGCAATTGCAAATTTGCCAACCTTTTTGCTTGGCTAGTTGAGAACAGCCACAAGCTACCAAATG GTATTGACGGTATTGAGTGCTCTTTGCCCACCGATGGCCGCCGTGTGCCTCTCAGTCAGCTCTCCCAGGACAGTTTCCGGGAATGTCAGATCACCCTGACCCTCACCGACTTCCTCATCATCATATTCTCGGGCATCTCCGTGTCCGTGGCAGCCATCATGGCCAGCTTCTTCCTGGCTTCCACCGTGCACTGCTTCCAGCGCTGGAGCAAAGGTACCAAAGGCGAAGATGAGGAGAGCGAAGAATGA